The Euphorbia lathyris chromosome 8, ddEupLath1.1, whole genome shotgun sequence genome has a window encoding:
- the LOC136203217 gene encoding uncharacterized protein: MESVVQRLRKLDAYPKINEDFYSRTFSGGLITLVSSLVMLFLFASEFSLYLHSVKETKLLVDTSRGETLRINFDVTFPAIPCSLLSLDAMDIMGEQHFDIKHNITKKRINEHGHVLGVKQDGIGAPKIDKPLQKHGGRLDRDEVYCGSCYGADTSAEHCCNSCEEVREAYRKMGWALNIIDEIDQCKREGYIQKVKDEQGEGCNMYGSMEVNKVAGNFHFAPGKSFHPSNFELNDVITSVHMYNISHTINKLSFGDYFPGVINPLDGAQWVHETPNGVQQYFLKVVPTVYRDVKGNLVTSNQYSVTEHFKKLDFARLDFNPGVFFIYDFSPIKVSYEENHVPFLHFMTNICAVVGGVFTVAGIVDSFVYHGQKAIKKKLDLGKMR, from the exons ATGGAGAGCGTCGTTCAAAGATTGAGAAAGTTGGATGCTTATCCTAAAATCAATGAGGATTTTTATAGTCGTACTTTCTCCGGTGGCCTTATTACTCTTGTTTCCTCCTTGGTTATGCTTTTCCTTTTCGCCTCTGAGTTCA GCTTATACCTGCACTCTGTTAAGGAGACAAAGCTTTTAGTGGATACTTCAAGGGGGGAAACTTTGAGGATTAAT TTTGATGTAACGTTTCCCGCCATTCCATGCTCGTTACTCAGTCTTGATGCCATGGATATCATGGGAGAGCAGCATTTTGATATA AaacataatataactaaaaAGAGAATCAATGAACATGGTCATGTATTAGGAGTCAAGCAAGATGGAATTGGTGCACCGAAA ATTGATAAGCCTTTACAAAAGCACGGTGGCAGACTTGATCGTGATGAAGTTTATTGTGGTTCATGTTACGGTGCTGACACG TCAGCTGAACATTGTTGTAACTCATGTGAAGAAGTTCGTGAAGCATACCGGAAAATGGGATGGGCTTTGAATATCATCGATGAGATTGACCAG TGCAAACGCGAAGGCTATATCCAGAAGGTCAAAGATGAACAAGGTGAAGGCTGTAATATGTATGGATCTATGGAAGTAAATAAAGTGGCTGGAAATTTTCATTTTGCACCCGGGAAAAGCTTTCATCCCTCGAACTTCGAATTGAATGATGTAATTACTTCAGTGCATATGTATAAT ATAAGCCACACTATCAACAAGCTATCTTTTGGTGATTACTTCCCCGGTGTGATAAATCCTCTTGACGG GGCACAATGGGTCCACGAAACACCAAATGGCGTGCAACAATATTTCCTCAAG GTGGTCCCAACAGTATACAGAGATGTTAAAGGCAACCTTGTAACTTCGAACCAG TACTCCGTTACCGAGCATTTCAAGAAACTGGATTTTGCTAGACTTGACTTCAATCCTGGGGTTTTCTTTATTTATGACTTCTCCCCGATTAAG GTGAGTTATGAAGAGAATCACGTCCCATTCTTACACTTCATGACAAATATTTGTGCAGTTGTTGGAG GTGTATTCACGGTTGCTGGAATAGTAGATTCGTTCGTGTACCACGGACAAAAGGCAATCAAGAAGAAGCTCGACCTCGGAAAAATGAGATAA